The sequence below is a genomic window from Ensifer adhaerens.
GATTGCCGGCGCCGGCGTGACGGCGAACCTGCTCTTGCCGGGCCGCATCCACACTGACCGGATCGATGAACTCGACGGCGCGAACGCGAAGCGGAGCGGAAAGACGCTGGAAGAGGTACGCGAGGCCTCCGTCGGGTCGATCCCCGCGGGTCGGCTTGGTACTGTGGAAGAGTTCGCGAGCGTCGGGGCCTTCCTGTGCTCCGCACCTGCGAGCTATGTCACGGGCACTTTGGTACGCTGCGACGGCGGCGCGGCGAAGTCGATCTGATCTTTCTTGAAAACCTGGAGCGGAGACCGGTCATGAAACGCATTGCAGTTGTCGGCGTCGGCATTCTCGCCGTTCTTTTCGGCCTTGTCTGGATCGGTCAGGGGAGCGGCTACTTCCCCTACCCGGCCTCCAGCTTCATGATCGCGCAGCCGCAATGGATGCTCTATGGGGCGATCCTTGCGGTTCTCGGTCTCGGCGCGATCATCGCTGGGCGACGGATGTAATTTCTCAAAAACTTCACTGATCTCGCCTTGATTTCGCGCGGTCGCCATGCGATCAGGCGCGCCCTGCCATTTGCCACTCCTCCCTAACCACAGGCTGCGCCCTCCTCGCGGCCGGATAAGGATTTGCCATGACCGCCCTCGGCTTCGATTTCGGCACGACCAATACCGTGCTGGCTGCCAAGGCCGGCGACACGACGCGCTCGCTGAGCTTCACCAGCAATGCAGAGGTGACGGAAAGCCTGCGCACCTGCCTTTCTTTCATGAAGGACAAGGATCTGGGCGGGCTTGCGCTCAAGGTCGAAGCCGGCGCTGCCGCCATTCGTAGCTTCATCGACAATCCGGGCGAATGCCGCTTCCTGCAGTCGATCAAGACCTTTGCGGCAAGCCCTCTCTTCCAGTCGACGATCGTGCATGCCCGCAGGCACAGCTTCGAGGACCTGCTGGAAATCTTCACGCGCCGCATGATGGCCTATGCCGGCGATGGCTGGCCATCTGATGTGACGCGCATCGTCGCCGGCCGACCTGTGCGCTTTGCCGGCATGAACGCCGATGCGGAACTGGCGATGCAGCGTTATCGCACCGCGCTTGCCCGCTTCGGCTTTCCGGATGTGCAGTTCGTCATGGAGCCGGTCGCCGCCGCCTTCTACTTCGCCCAGAATCTCGAGCGTGACACGAATGTTCTCGTCGCCGACTTTGGCGGCGGCACGACCGACTATTCGATCATCCGCTTCGAGAAGGTCGCCGGCAAGGTGAAGGCACAGCCGATCGCCCATGGCGGCGTCGGCATTGCCGGCGACATGTTCGACTTCCGCATCATCGACAACGTCGTGAGCCCGCAGATCGGCAAGGGCGGCTATTTCCGCAATTTCGGCAAGCGGTTGGAAATCCCATCGAACTACTACGCCAATTTCGGCCGCTGGAACCAGCTGTCCATCTTCAAGACGCTGCGCGACTTCCAGGATCTGAAGTCGCTGGTGCGGCAGGCGGAAGACCCGGATCAGCTCGAACTCTTCGTCGACCTGATCGAGCATGACGAGGGCTATCCGCTCTATCAGGCGATCTCGAAGACGAAATTCGCCCTCTCCTCGCAGGAAGAAGCCGAGTTCCATTTCGAGCCGCTGGGTCGCTCGGGCGACCGTGTGGTGAAGCGTTCGGATTTCGAAACCTGGATCGCGCCGGATATCGCGTTGATGGAAAAGGCGCTCGACGAAACGCTGGTGGAAGCCAACATGCCGGAAAGCGAAGTCGGCGCGGTATTCTTGACCGGCGGCACGTCTTTCGTACCTGCTGTACGCAATCTGTTCAGCCGCCGCTTCGGCGCGGAACGGATCCAGGGCGGCGGCGAATTGCTGTCGATCGCCCATGGCCTCGCGCTGATCGGCGAGCGTGACGATATCGCCGACTGGGTGTCTTGATCCTCCCCCCTGTGGATGAGCGTTTGCCGGTTTCTCCGCTATCCATTAAAGAAGAGACATGATCGAAGTCTCGCAGCTCAATGCCGCAGAACTGGCCGCGCTTCTGCATTTTCATGCGGATGCGGGGGTGGAGTTTCTGCTGGAGGACGAGGGCATCGACCGGTTCGCCGAGTTTGAGGCTTCGGTCGCGGCAAGCACGAACGCGCGTGCACCGGCACAGCGTGCAGCCCAGCCGGAGCGCAGCCAGCGCACGACTGCGACAGCCAAGCCCGCGCCGAGACCGGTAACGGCCACGCCCGTTGCCATTCCGGGCGAAGAGGCCGTCGAAATGGCACGCCGCGCGGCAGAATCAGCAACCAATCTCGCCGAACTGAAGCAGGCGATCGACCGTTTCGAAGGCTGCAATCTCAGAGCCAGTGCGAGAAACAGCGTCTTTCCGGCCGAGGCCGGCAGGCTGCCGATCCTGATCTTCGGCGCGACGCCCTCCGCAGAGGACGACCGTGAAGGTTTGCCCTTCTCGGGCGCCCATGGTGAACTGCTGGCACGGATGTTGGCCGCCATCGGCCTGAATGTTTCCGAAACAACTCTGGCGCATACCGTCCCCTGGCGACCGCCGGGCGGACGTCCGCCGACCCCGGCGGAGGCCGAAATCTGCAGGCCGTTCGCGATGCGGCTGATTGCGCTCGCGAAACCGCGATACATCATCATGCTCGGCAACTTTGCCACGCGATTTTTCACGGGATCGACCGAAGCGATCCATTCGCTGCGTGGCCAATGGTTTGAGATCGGTTCGCCGCCCGTGGAAGCAATGGCCATGTTGCACCCACAGGATTTGATGACGGCGCCGTTGAGCA
It includes:
- a CDS encoding hypothetical chaperone protein gives rise to the protein MTALGFDFGTTNTVLAAKAGDTTRSLSFTSNAEVTESLRTCLSFMKDKDLGGLALKVEAGAAAIRSFIDNPGECRFLQSIKTFAASPLFQSTIVHARRHSFEDLLEIFTRRMMAYAGDGWPSDVTRIVAGRPVRFAGMNADAELAMQRYRTALARFGFPDVQFVMEPVAAAFYFAQNLERDTNVLVADFGGGTTDYSIIRFEKVAGKVKAQPIAHGGVGIAGDMFDFRIIDNVVSPQIGKGGYFRNFGKRLEIPSNYYANFGRWNQLSIFKTLRDFQDLKSLVRQAEDPDQLELFVDLIEHDEGYPLYQAISKTKFALSSQEEAEFHFEPLGRSGDRVVKRSDFETWIAPDIALMEKALDETLVEANMPESEVGAVFLTGGTSFVPAVRNLFSRRFGAERIQGGGELLSIAHGLALIGERDDIADWVS
- a CDS encoding DNA polymerase → MIEVSQLNAAELAALLHFHADAGVEFLLEDEGIDRFAEFEASVAASTNARAPAQRAAQPERSQRTTATAKPAPRPVTATPVAIPGEEAVEMARRAAESATNLAELKQAIDRFEGCNLRASARNSVFPAEAGRLPILIFGATPSAEDDREGLPFSGAHGELLARMLAAIGLNVSETTLAHTVPWRPPGGRPPTPAEAEICRPFAMRLIALAKPRYIIMLGNFATRFFTGSTEAIHSLRGQWFEIGSPPVEAMAMLHPQDLMTAPLSKRLAWGDLLALEQRMSQANP